The Taeniopygia guttata chromosome 6, bTaeGut7.mat, whole genome shotgun sequence genome contains a region encoding:
- the ANKRD22 gene encoding ankyrin repeat domain-containing protein 22 isoform X3 — MGILYSEPICQAAYNNDFNKVHLLLERNSNCLNVQDSFLGDTPLICACRQGNNRIVNYLLRKHADVNLRNKKDRTCLHYAVRKRFTFLDYVLIIILMPVMLIGYLLMVSKTKQNEHLVKMLLRSGVDVNATDSSGSTALHYACEMKNQAVIPLLLEAHADTSVKNQDGETPLDIARRLQFHNIERMIRKDS, encoded by the exons ATGGGGATACTCTATTCAGAG CCCATCTGTCAGGCAGCTTATAACAACGATTTCAATAAAGTTCATCTCCTTTTGGAGCGCAACAGCAACTGTTTGAATGTACAGGACAGCTTCCTTGGAGACACCCCCTTAATTTGTGCATGTAGACAAGGAAACAACCGGATAGTTAACTATCTTCTTAGGAAACATGCTGATGTCAACCTCAGGAACAAG AAGGACCGCACTTGCCTCCATTATGCTGTGAGAAAACGTTTCACCTTCCTTGACTATGTGCTCATCATAATCCTCATGCCAGTTATGCTCATTGGATACCTTCTCATG GTCTCAAAGACAAAGCAGAATGAACACCTGGTCAAGATGTTGCTTAGATCTGGAGTCGATGTGAATGCTACAGACTCT tctggcagcacagcccttcACTATGCTTGTGAAATGAAAAACCAGGCAGTCATTCCTCTACTGCTTGAAGCTCATGCAGACACTTCTGTAAAGAATCAG GATGGGGAGACTCCCTTAGATATAGCAAGAAGATTGCAGTTCCACAACATTGAAAGAATGATAAGAAAAGATTCTTAG
- the ANKRD22 gene encoding ankyrin repeat domain-containing protein 22 isoform X2, giving the protein MGSMDVSVKHVLMNIIFSLQPICQAAYNNDFNKVHLLLERNSNCLNVQDSFLGDTPLICACRQGNNRIVNYLLRKHADVNLRNKKDRTCLHYAVRKRFTFLDYVLIIILMPVMLIGYLLMVSKTKQNEHLVKMLLRSGVDVNATDSSGSTALHYACEMKNQAVIPLLLEAHADTSVKNQDGETPLDIARRLQFHNIERMIRKDS; this is encoded by the exons ATGGGAAGTATGGATGTCTCAGTTAAACACGTGCTGATGAATATTATCTTCTCACTTCAGCCCATCTGTCAGGCAGCTTATAACAACGATTTCAATAAAGTTCATCTCCTTTTGGAGCGCAACAGCAACTGTTTGAATGTACAGGACAGCTTCCTTGGAGACACCCCCTTAATTTGTGCATGTAGACAAGGAAACAACCGGATAGTTAACTATCTTCTTAGGAAACATGCTGATGTCAACCTCAGGAACAAG AAGGACCGCACTTGCCTCCATTATGCTGTGAGAAAACGTTTCACCTTCCTTGACTATGTGCTCATCATAATCCTCATGCCAGTTATGCTCATTGGATACCTTCTCATG GTCTCAAAGACAAAGCAGAATGAACACCTGGTCAAGATGTTGCTTAGATCTGGAGTCGATGTGAATGCTACAGACTCT tctggcagcacagcccttcACTATGCTTGTGAAATGAAAAACCAGGCAGTCATTCCTCTACTGCTTGAAGCTCATGCAGACACTTCTGTAAAGAATCAG GATGGGGAGACTCCCTTAGATATAGCAAGAAGATTGCAGTTCCACAACATTGAAAGAATGATAAGAAAAGATTCTTAG
- the ANKRD22 gene encoding ankyrin repeat domain-containing protein 22 isoform X1 — translation MNRKSIPLCRGCDFGAESCVAAAEMSPTTIFWKAPRTTASVRCSGPICQAAYNNDFNKVHLLLERNSNCLNVQDSFLGDTPLICACRQGNNRIVNYLLRKHADVNLRNKKDRTCLHYAVRKRFTFLDYVLIIILMPVMLIGYLLMVSKTKQNEHLVKMLLRSGVDVNATDSSGSTALHYACEMKNQAVIPLLLEAHADTSVKNQDGETPLDIARRLQFHNIERMIRKDS, via the exons atgaacagaaaatccATTCCACTGTGCAGAGGCTGTGACTTCGGGGCTGAGAGCTGtgtagcagctgcagaaatgtcTCCTACCACCATCTTCTGGAAGGCACCAAGAACTACAGCCTCAGTCAGATGTTCTGGG CCCATCTGTCAGGCAGCTTATAACAACGATTTCAATAAAGTTCATCTCCTTTTGGAGCGCAACAGCAACTGTTTGAATGTACAGGACAGCTTCCTTGGAGACACCCCCTTAATTTGTGCATGTAGACAAGGAAACAACCGGATAGTTAACTATCTTCTTAGGAAACATGCTGATGTCAACCTCAGGAACAAG AAGGACCGCACTTGCCTCCATTATGCTGTGAGAAAACGTTTCACCTTCCTTGACTATGTGCTCATCATAATCCTCATGCCAGTTATGCTCATTGGATACCTTCTCATG GTCTCAAAGACAAAGCAGAATGAACACCTGGTCAAGATGTTGCTTAGATCTGGAGTCGATGTGAATGCTACAGACTCT tctggcagcacagcccttcACTATGCTTGTGAAATGAAAAACCAGGCAGTCATTCCTCTACTGCTTGAAGCTCATGCAGACACTTCTGTAAAGAATCAG GATGGGGAGACTCCCTTAGATATAGCAAGAAGATTGCAGTTCCACAACATTGAAAGAATGATAAGAAAAGATTCTTAG